Proteins from a genomic interval of Anatilimnocola floriformis:
- the typA gene encoding translational GTPase TypA — MRRNDIRNIVIIAHVDHGKTSLVDCLLHQSGQFRESQLQGDCILDSNDQERERGITILAKNISLPYKGVKINIIDTPGHADFGGEVERVVRMADGAVVLMDAAEGPMPQTRFVLSKALEVGLKPIVLINKIDRPDARPHETLDEAFALLMDLGAEEHLEDFKYLFASGRLGYATTDPEVKTESMQPLLDMVLEQIPGPDVDIEAPLQMLCTTLDWSEFVGRIAVGRVQAGSVKRGQTVALVKKGGVVTESKVQKLYIFTNLGRTETEEVQAGDVCAIVGVEDVEIGDTICHREHVRPLPRLTIDEPTLEMIFTINSSPFAGKEGKYVTNRQLRERLTKELERNVALRVRQVEGSDAFAVSGRGVLHLSVLIEAMRREGYELSVGKPQVIMKEIDGVKQEPFESLVVEVPSDKLGPVMELVGARRGETEELHVRGDFTHCKFMIPARGLIGLRTRLLNGTQGTAVVHHRFAGYKPVIGEVPKRPNGVYVSMVTGKANAFGLNTLQERADMFVTHNDEVYEGQIVGENARDNDLAVNPTKEKKLTNMRASGTDDNILLKPPRRMDLEAALEYIEDDELVEITPTQIRLRKMLLKEHDRRREGRKEASTA; from the coding sequence ATGCGCCGTAACGACATTCGAAACATCGTCATCATCGCCCACGTCGACCATGGGAAGACCTCTCTCGTCGACTGCCTGTTGCACCAGAGCGGCCAGTTCCGCGAAAGCCAGCTCCAGGGCGACTGCATCCTCGATTCCAACGATCAGGAACGCGAACGCGGGATCACCATTCTCGCCAAGAACATTTCGCTCCCCTACAAGGGCGTGAAGATCAATATCATCGACACCCCCGGACACGCCGATTTCGGCGGCGAGGTCGAGCGCGTCGTCCGCATGGCCGACGGCGCTGTGGTGCTGATGGATGCTGCCGAAGGGCCCATGCCGCAAACGCGGTTCGTCCTCTCGAAGGCCCTTGAAGTTGGTCTCAAGCCGATTGTGCTCATCAACAAGATCGATCGCCCCGATGCCCGCCCGCATGAGACGCTCGATGAAGCGTTCGCTCTGCTGATGGACCTCGGCGCCGAAGAGCACCTCGAAGATTTCAAATACCTGTTTGCCAGCGGCCGCCTTGGCTACGCCACGACCGATCCCGAAGTGAAGACCGAGTCGATGCAGCCACTGCTCGACATGGTGCTGGAACAAATCCCCGGTCCCGACGTCGATATCGAAGCGCCGCTGCAGATGCTCTGCACCACGCTCGACTGGTCGGAGTTCGTCGGCCGCATTGCGGTGGGTCGTGTGCAAGCCGGCAGCGTGAAGCGTGGCCAAACCGTCGCCCTCGTCAAGAAGGGCGGCGTGGTCACGGAATCGAAAGTTCAAAAGCTCTACATCTTCACCAACCTCGGCCGCACCGAAACCGAAGAAGTGCAAGCCGGTGACGTGTGCGCGATCGTCGGCGTCGAAGACGTCGAAATTGGCGATACCATCTGCCATCGCGAACATGTTCGCCCGCTGCCGCGCCTGACGATCGACGAACCGACGCTGGAGATGATCTTCACGATCAACAGCAGCCCCTTCGCCGGCAAGGAAGGGAAGTACGTCACCAACCGCCAGCTGCGTGAACGCCTCACCAAGGAACTCGAGCGTAACGTCGCTCTTCGCGTCCGCCAGGTGGAAGGGAGCGATGCCTTTGCCGTTTCGGGCCGTGGCGTGCTTCACTTGTCCGTGCTGATCGAAGCGATGCGTCGCGAAGGCTATGAGCTTTCGGTCGGCAAGCCGCAGGTGATCATGAAGGAAATCGACGGCGTGAAGCAAGAGCCGTTTGAATCGCTGGTCGTCGAAGTCCCCTCGGACAAGCTCGGCCCGGTGATGGAACTGGTCGGCGCTCGCCGCGGCGAAACCGAAGAGCTGCACGTCCGTGGCGACTTCACGCACTGCAAATTCATGATCCCCGCCCGCGGCCTGATCGGCCTCCGCACCCGCTTGCTCAACGGCACGCAGGGGACCGCCGTCGTGCATCACCGCTTCGCCGGCTACAAGCCTGTGATCGGTGAAGTGCCGAAGCGGCCCAACGGCGTGTATGTGAGCATGGTCACCGGCAAAGCCAACGCCTTCGGCTTGAACACGCTGCAAGAACGGGCCGACATGTTCGTCACGCACAACGACGAAGTGTACGAAGGTCAAATCGTCGGCGAAAACGCCCGCGACAACGACCTGGCCGTGAACCCGACCAAGGAAAAGAAGCTCACCAACATGCGAGCCTCGGGCACCGATGACAACATCCTGCTCAAGCCGCCGCGCCGCATGGACCTCGAAGCGGCCCTCGAATACATCGAGGACGACGAGCTAGTCGAAATCACGCCGACGCAAATCCGCCTGCGGAAAATGCTCCTCAAGGAACACGACCGCCGCCGCGAAGGCCGCAAAGAAGCCTCGACCGCCTAA
- a CDS encoding EVE domain-containing protein, which produces MKYWLLKSEPESFSIQDLQKAPKQTTCWDGVRNYQARNFLRDEIKSGDRVLFYHSNANPPAIVGTAKVVKEGYPDLTAQDKKHHHYDPASTKENPRWYMIDIQLDQIFDKPLGLDELKKVKALAKMELLRKGSRLSVQPVTEEEFEEVLELAGL; this is translated from the coding sequence GCTCAAATCCGAGCCCGAGTCGTTTTCGATCCAGGACCTGCAGAAGGCGCCGAAGCAAACGACCTGCTGGGACGGCGTGCGAAATTACCAGGCCCGCAACTTTCTCCGCGACGAAATCAAGTCCGGAGACCGCGTGCTGTTCTATCACAGCAACGCCAATCCCCCGGCGATCGTCGGTACTGCCAAGGTCGTGAAGGAAGGCTATCCCGATCTCACCGCGCAGGACAAAAAGCACCATCACTACGATCCCGCGAGCACCAAAGAAAACCCGCGCTGGTACATGATCGACATCCAACTCGATCAAATCTTCGACAAGCCGCTGGGACTCGACGAGCTAAAGAAAGTAAAGGCGCTGGCCAAGATGGAACTGCTGCGCAAGGGCTCGCGCCTCTCCGTGCAACCGGTGACGGAAGAAGAGTTCGAAGAAGTGCTAGAGCTCGCGGGACTATAG